The Sporosarcina ureae genome includes a region encoding these proteins:
- a CDS encoding YutD family protein, which yields MIILESMQYEITEEFRDGFDEEALNERFSEVLLKYDYILGDWGYGQLRLKGFFEDRNSKSTYETKISTVQDYIYEYCNFGCAYFILKKIGKVKLEQTEVEVVEEVQSEVTSTPTNEH from the coding sequence ATGATTATTTTAGAGAGTATGCAGTATGAAATTACAGAAGAGTTTCGCGATGGGTTCGATGAGGAAGCCTTGAATGAACGCTTTAGCGAAGTGCTGTTAAAGTATGACTATATTTTGGGTGACTGGGGATATGGTCAATTACGATTAAAAGGCTTTTTCGAAGATCGTAATTCCAAATCTACATATGAAACCAAAATTAGTACCGTCCAAGATTATATTTATGAATACTGTAATTTCGGTTGTGCGTATTTCATCTTGAAAAAGATTGGAAAAGTAAAATTAGAGCAAACAGAAGTAGAAGTTGTAGAGGAAGTACAGTCTGAAGTAACATCTACTCCAACAAATGAACATTAA
- the lipA gene encoding lipoyl synthase: MESVALSCKPETGRKSEHIRKPDWLKIKLNTNENYTGLKKLMREKNLNTVCEEARCPNIHECWGERRTATFMILGAVCTRACRFCAVKTGLPNELDTAEPERVAESVELMNLKHAVVTAVARDDLKDGGSAIFAETIRAIRRKNPFTTIEVLPSDMGGDKENLQRLMDAKPDILNHNIETVRRLTPRIRARATYDRSLELLQRAKEMYPEIPTKSSLMVGLGETVEEIIETMDDLRAHDVDIMTIGQYLQPTKKHAKVVKYYSPDEFGELRKIAMTKGFSHCEAGPLVRSSYHADEQVNASAKERQRQGDELLKLEGQASS, translated from the coding sequence ATGGAGTCGGTAGCGTTGTCATGCAAACCTGAGACGGGAAGAAAATCTGAGCATATTAGAAAGCCAGATTGGCTGAAAATTAAGCTTAACACCAACGAGAACTATACAGGTTTAAAGAAATTAATGCGCGAGAAAAACTTGAATACTGTATGTGAAGAAGCGCGTTGCCCGAATATTCATGAGTGTTGGGGAGAACGACGCACAGCTACATTTATGATCCTAGGGGCCGTATGTACACGTGCATGTCGTTTCTGTGCTGTGAAGACTGGTTTACCTAATGAACTTGACACTGCTGAGCCGGAACGCGTAGCGGAGTCAGTTGAATTAATGAATTTGAAACATGCTGTGGTCACTGCCGTAGCACGCGATGATTTAAAAGACGGAGGATCTGCTATTTTCGCGGAAACTATTCGTGCGATACGCAGAAAAAATCCATTTACTACTATTGAAGTACTCCCTTCGGATATGGGTGGAGATAAAGAAAACTTGCAACGTTTGATGGATGCAAAGCCAGATATTTTAAACCATAATATTGAAACCGTACGCCGTCTAACTCCAAGAATTCGTGCACGTGCAACATATGATCGTTCACTTGAATTACTTCAACGAGCAAAAGAAATGTATCCGGAGATCCCGACGAAGTCTTCATTGATGGTCGGACTCGGCGAAACAGTGGAAGAAATTATTGAGACAATGGATGATCTTCGTGCACACGACGTAGATATCATGACAATTGGTCAATACTTGCAACCGACAAAAAAACACGCTAAAGTAGTGAAATATTATTCGCCCGATGAGTTTGGTGAATTGCGTAAAATCGCAATGACTAAAGGATTCTCTCATTGTGAGGCGGGGCCGCTTGTGCGTTCAAGCTACCATGCAGACGAGCAAGTTAATGCTTCGGCTAAAGAGAGACAGCGCCAAGGTGACGAACTGCTGAAACTTGAAGGACAAGCGAGCAGTTAA
- a CDS encoding MetS family NSS transporter small subunit — protein sequence MDTGMSGSAILMMLVGVMIIWGGLFISIFYATILSKFKKKFKIE from the coding sequence ATGGATACAGGAATGAGCGGTTCTGCAATCCTCATGATGCTAGTCGGAGTAATGATCATCTGGGGCGGTCTATTTATCAGCATCTTTTATGCTACAATCCTCAGTAAGTTCAAAAAGAAATTCAAAATCGAATAG
- a CDS encoding sodium-dependent transporter: MENRSQWGTRAGFILAAVGSAIGLGNIWRFPYVAYENGGGAFFIPYLFALLTAGIPILIMEFTIGHKYRGSAPLSFFRLNGKKTEFLGWWGIFVSFVISTYYAVIIAWAMKYTVYSFGLSWGKDPEAFFFGDVLNLADNPGDVGGLVGGVALPLLLVWVICYIILLGGVKKGIELANRIFIPVLFLLFLFVVIRAITLDGAMVGLDAFFKPDVDKLLNPRVWVAAYGHIFFSLSIAFAIMITYSSYLPKKSDITNNAFITGFANSSVELLAGIGVFAVLGFMATSQGVDVADVATAGVGLAFVVFPEIINQMPGLNGLFGAFFFLSLTLAGITSLISICETYIAGMSDKFNISRRRSVTIGIGLSATISMLYATNGGLYFLDVADYFINQFGIAVIGLVEVILLAWVFRKLGLFEQHANAVSDIRLGWWWKVSLSFITPLVLGTMLFFLIKDNIAENYEGYPTSFLWTIGWPVAIGAFVMSIVFTSLKWKDNTRITSDYDENKGGL, translated from the coding sequence ATGGAAAATCGTTCACAGTGGGGAACGAGAGCAGGTTTTATATTGGCCGCGGTTGGTTCAGCTATAGGACTCGGAAACATTTGGCGCTTCCCTTATGTTGCGTATGAAAATGGAGGCGGCGCATTTTTTATCCCGTACTTATTTGCCCTTTTAACAGCTGGTATCCCGATTTTGATCATGGAATTTACAATTGGTCATAAATATCGTGGATCTGCTCCACTTTCATTTTTCCGTTTGAATGGGAAAAAGACGGAGTTTCTAGGCTGGTGGGGGATCTTTGTATCTTTCGTCATATCTACTTACTATGCTGTCATCATCGCATGGGCCATGAAGTATACGGTCTATTCATTTGGCTTATCATGGGGGAAAGATCCAGAAGCATTCTTCTTCGGGGACGTCCTGAACTTAGCGGATAATCCTGGGGACGTCGGAGGACTCGTTGGAGGCGTGGCATTGCCATTGTTGCTCGTCTGGGTCATTTGTTACATTATCCTACTTGGTGGAGTCAAGAAAGGGATTGAGTTGGCGAATCGGATATTTATACCTGTACTATTCTTACTTTTCTTATTCGTCGTCATCCGTGCAATCACACTAGACGGAGCTATGGTAGGGCTGGATGCATTCTTCAAACCGGATGTCGATAAGTTACTCAACCCGCGTGTATGGGTTGCAGCGTACGGACATATCTTCTTCAGTTTATCGATCGCATTTGCTATCATGATCACGTATTCTAGTTATTTACCGAAGAAATCAGATATTACCAATAACGCCTTTATTACAGGCTTCGCTAACTCTTCAGTTGAGTTACTGGCAGGTATCGGAGTTTTCGCGGTGCTAGGATTCATGGCAACTAGTCAAGGAGTAGATGTAGCAGACGTAGCTACTGCAGGTGTAGGGCTAGCATTCGTCGTATTCCCTGAAATTATTAATCAAATGCCAGGATTAAACGGTCTGTTCGGCGCATTCTTCTTCTTGTCACTAACGCTTGCTGGAATTACATCACTCATATCGATTTGTGAAACGTATATTGCAGGTATGTCAGACAAATTCAACATATCCAGACGTCGTTCGGTTACGATCGGTATCGGGCTGTCGGCAACCATTTCCATGCTATATGCAACAAACGGTGGTTTATACTTCTTAGACGTAGCAGATTACTTTATTAACCAATTTGGTATTGCTGTGATTGGTCTAGTTGAAGTCATCTTACTAGCTTGGGTTTTCAGAAAACTTGGATTGTTCGAGCAACATGCCAATGCAGTATCAGATATTCGTCTAGGCTGGTGGTGGAAAGTATCGCTATCATTCATCACACCATTAGTATTAGGTACTATGCTATTCTTCTTAATTAAAGATAATATCGCAGAAAACTATGAAGGCTATCCAACATCCTTCTTGTGGACGATTGGTTGGCCAGTAGCGATAGGGGCATTTGTCATGTCGATCGTCTTCACATCATTGAAGTGGAAAGACAACACAAGAATCACATCAGATTATGATGAAAATAAAGGGGGGCTATAA
- a CDS encoding Na+/H+ antiporter NhaC family protein, which translates to MIGSWVSILPPIIAIVMVLATRRVLLSLGAGIVTAALLIANFAPLETVKGVWRAMTVSFYDGGLNTYNIFIMLFLLLLGVITAFVSLSGGSAAFACWSVTRIRTKRGAKLLTMGLGIAIFVDDYFNSLAVGQIARPITDQHKISRAKLAYFIDSTSAPICVVSPISSWGAFLIGQLALILGTTAAVSYSPLTAFVLMAPMNFYVIATLSMVFFFAWTNNDFFEMKKHEDRAMNEGELYDQDKEIPGQLKEEFPEHMYGKVRDLVAPIVTLIAVTLGMMIYTGYKEAGIFDIWAIFENTDVPFSLVIGGVTATLLAMLLYILQMKKNETASVSWMGRAFISGIKAMMPAILILIFAWGLTDLIASLDTGLFLSTMVERMNIPVSFLPVLIFVLAGLMAFSTGTSWGSFGILMPIAGTIMVNAAPELLLPALAAVLAGAVFGDHCSPISDTTILSSTGAGCNHMDHVSTQLPYALVAASVAVIGYVVLGLTGSVWIGLVAVIITLIVLFTYLSVKGKKRVEQIA; encoded by the coding sequence ATGATCGGATCGTGGGTCTCTATTTTGCCTCCTATTATCGCCATCGTGATGGTGTTAGCGACGAGGAGAGTATTATTATCATTAGGAGCAGGAATTGTTACAGCCGCTTTACTTATAGCGAACTTTGCTCCGCTTGAGACAGTAAAAGGTGTATGGAGGGCCATGACAGTTTCTTTTTATGATGGCGGGCTCAATACATACAATATATTCATTATGTTATTTCTATTATTATTAGGTGTCATTACTGCATTTGTCAGTCTATCTGGAGGAAGTGCCGCATTTGCATGTTGGTCAGTCACTCGCATCCGTACGAAACGTGGAGCAAAGCTGTTGACGATGGGGCTTGGAATTGCCATTTTCGTGGATGACTATTTCAATTCATTAGCAGTTGGACAGATTGCAAGACCGATCACGGACCAGCACAAGATCTCTCGTGCAAAGTTGGCGTATTTCATTGACTCTACGTCGGCACCCATTTGTGTCGTATCCCCCATCTCTAGTTGGGGTGCGTTCTTGATTGGACAACTTGCACTTATTTTAGGTACGACAGCAGCAGTCAGCTATTCACCATTAACTGCCTTCGTCTTGATGGCACCGATGAACTTCTATGTCATTGCCACATTGTCGATGGTCTTCTTCTTCGCTTGGACGAATAATGACTTCTTTGAAATGAAGAAACATGAAGATCGCGCAATGAATGAAGGCGAGCTATATGACCAAGATAAAGAAATCCCTGGCCAGTTGAAAGAAGAATTCCCAGAGCATATGTATGGGAAAGTTCGCGACTTGGTTGCACCGATCGTCACGTTGATTGCGGTAACGCTCGGTATGATGATTTATACAGGCTATAAAGAAGCGGGTATTTTCGATATTTGGGCTATTTTTGAAAATACCGATGTACCATTCTCGTTAGTAATAGGTGGTGTAACGGCTACATTGCTAGCCATGTTGTTATATATTTTACAAATGAAGAAAAACGAAACAGCCAGTGTGTCCTGGATGGGGCGCGCGTTCATTAGCGGGATAAAGGCCATGATGCCTGCGATTCTTATTTTAATCTTCGCTTGGGGATTGACTGACTTAATAGCTTCGCTAGATACGGGTCTATTCCTTTCTACGATGGTAGAACGAATGAATATTCCTGTCAGCTTCCTTCCGGTATTGATCTTCGTATTAGCAGGATTAATGGCGTTCTCGACAGGTACCTCATGGGGATCTTTCGGTATTTTAATGCCGATTGCAGGTACGATTATGGTCAATGCGGCACCTGAATTATTGTTGCCAGCATTAGCGGCAGTACTCGCAGGAGCGGTATTCGGAGATCACTGTTCACCGATTTCCGATACGACAATCCTATCTTCTACCGGAGCGGGTTGTAACCACATGGATCACGTCTCCACACAGTTGCCCTATGCGCTTGTCGCAGCGAGTGTAGCAGTGATTGGGTATGTCGTTCTGGGTCTAACTGGGTCTGTCTGGATCGGTTTAGTAGCTGTTATTATTACCTTAATAGTTTTATTTACGTATTTGAGTGTCAAAGGAAAGAAACGCGTAGAGCAAATAGCATAG
- the yunB gene encoding sporulation protein YunB: MRFYTNQKRPKRNNYGKIILRFVIPGILVGVAMFFYMVNKQLTPIYTQYAEVQTQKIASHVISQAINNRSTSVYDVNEIIENVPDDTTDTVTTKFNSEIISQVMSEIHQLVENHLERAEGGDLDMLPPLGDLEYNPDQMEKEQGIVFFVPIGQAANIPLLGNLGPKIPIRFHVVGDVHATVETDIREFGINNAYVEVYLMLQVNVQIIVPLATSRSVVEQKIPIAIGLIRGKVPQIYSKGEQTPAQIEVPLEKKE, encoded by the coding sequence ATGCGGTTTTATACAAATCAAAAACGGCCAAAGAGAAATAATTATGGCAAAATCATACTGCGCTTTGTCATCCCGGGCATTTTGGTGGGAGTGGCGATGTTTTTCTATATGGTTAATAAACAGCTAACGCCAATCTACACACAATATGCTGAAGTACAAACGCAAAAAATAGCCAGCCACGTCATCAGTCAAGCTATTAACAACCGGTCCACCAGCGTTTACGATGTCAATGAAATTATCGAAAACGTCCCCGATGATACGACAGATACGGTGACGACCAAGTTTAACTCGGAAATCATTAGCCAGGTCATGTCAGAAATTCATCAGCTTGTAGAAAATCATCTAGAACGTGCAGAGGGCGGAGATTTAGATATGTTACCGCCACTCGGAGATCTCGAGTATAATCCCGACCAGATGGAAAAAGAACAAGGGATTGTCTTTTTCGTTCCGATTGGGCAAGCGGCGAATATTCCGTTGCTCGGTAACTTGGGGCCAAAAATCCCGATCCGCTTCCACGTCGTTGGAGATGTACATGCAACAGTAGAAACGGATATTCGTGAATTTGGTATCAATAACGCGTATGTAGAAGTGTATCTAATGTTACAAGTCAATGTGCAGATTATCGTTCCGCTAGCTACAAGCAGGAGCGTAGTAGAACAGAAAATACCGATTGCAATTGGCTTGATTAGAGGGAAGGTACCGCAAATTTATTCGAAAGGAGAGCAAACGCCAGCGCAAATCGAAGTTCCGCTTGAAAAGAAGGAGTAA
- a CDS encoding bifunctional metallophosphatase/5'-nucleotidase encodes MKETVATIHIYHTNDIHSHFENWPQIHHFLQQRKQQAEADGESYFLFDIGDHIDRSHPFTEGTEGKGNIELLNKAGYDAVTIGNNEGITMSKEALNRVYEDAKFDVVLCNLMEVDGKLPYWAKTSKVLETAEGVRIGVIGATAPYYAFYDQLGWSVAEPHAALMEVARNLRPQCDVIVCLSHLGINQDRLLAAQCPEIDVILGAHTHHLLPNGEWIDDTLLAAAEKFGHYVGHVQVDIDRITGQVVHMQAEVFSTQLMEMTEEDIEEVNSLFAKGEATLQVPVFYNPSPLSQRLTGDSPLSSLFGRALLTYLDADCALFNAGIFLGSLDKGWVTKGDLHSLLPHPINPCLIHLDGTDLLTVYEQSLDPKWTELPIKGLGFRGTLMGSMIHEHLYRNTDGQLFAGNRLVEPGEMYTLATLDMFTFGFFYPVLKEAKKEYIMPEMLRDILGWYGRKYFNER; translated from the coding sequence ATGAAAGAAACGGTAGCGACGATTCACATTTACCATACGAATGACATCCATAGTCATTTCGAAAACTGGCCGCAAATCCATCACTTCCTTCAGCAGCGCAAGCAACAAGCTGAAGCCGATGGAGAGAGTTACTTTTTATTTGATATTGGAGACCATATTGATCGATCTCATCCATTTACCGAGGGAACAGAAGGTAAAGGAAATATTGAATTATTAAATAAAGCAGGATATGACGCAGTGACCATTGGAAACAATGAAGGAATCACTATGTCTAAGGAAGCGCTGAATAGAGTATATGAAGATGCGAAATTTGATGTAGTGCTTTGCAACCTGATGGAAGTAGATGGTAAGCTACCCTATTGGGCGAAGACATCTAAAGTATTGGAGACCGCAGAAGGTGTGCGTATCGGTGTCATAGGGGCCACAGCGCCATACTATGCTTTTTATGATCAACTTGGCTGGAGCGTAGCCGAACCGCACGCAGCATTGATGGAAGTGGCACGCAACTTGCGTCCTCAATGCGATGTCATTGTTTGTCTCTCTCATTTAGGAATCAATCAAGATCGTCTATTGGCTGCGCAGTGCCCAGAGATCGATGTTATTTTAGGCGCACACACCCATCACTTATTGCCGAATGGCGAGTGGATTGACGACACATTACTTGCGGCAGCAGAAAAGTTCGGTCATTATGTCGGTCATGTTCAAGTCGATATAGACCGAATAACAGGTCAAGTCGTTCATATGCAAGCAGAAGTTTTTTCGACACAACTAATGGAAATGACAGAAGAGGATATAGAAGAAGTGAATTCCTTATTTGCTAAAGGAGAAGCAACTTTGCAAGTTCCAGTATTTTATAACCCTTCACCTTTATCACAGCGTCTAACAGGCGACAGCCCATTATCCTCGCTGTTCGGCCGTGCGTTACTAACGTATCTGGATGCCGACTGTGCACTATTCAACGCAGGGATATTCCTTGGTAGCTTAGATAAAGGTTGGGTGACGAAAGGGGATTTGCATTCATTATTGCCTCATCCGATCAATCCGTGCCTGATTCATTTGGATGGTACTGATTTGTTGACGGTTTACGAGCAGTCACTTGATCCAAAGTGGACGGAACTTCCGATAAAAGGTCTTGGTTTTCGTGGCACACTGATGGGCAGCATGATACATGAGCACTTATACCGTAACACCGACGGACAATTATTCGCGGGAAACCGTTTAGTGGAGCCAGGTGAGATGTATACATTGGCAACACTGGATATGTTCACGTTTGGCTTTTTCTATCCAGTACTAAAAGAAGCGAAGAAGGAATATATTATGCCAGAAATGCTTCGCGATATTCTCGGTTGGTATGGAAGAAAATATTTCAATGAACGCTAG
- a CDS encoding sulfite exporter TauE/SafE family protein, producing MEFVVLALIGLASGIIGSIAGLGGGTILVPVTLFIGLNLGMIPDITPQSVVGLSVIMMIANGLGSTLSYMKVKTIDYRSAFLFFTASIPGIVLGALVNKNVSLQSFNLYFGILLIVLSTLLLTRKYLKPIKWFVDNGKKIKFTDPQGQTHIYGYPIWFAILLALFIGFTSGLFGIGGGTMVVPAMILLFLFPPHVAVATSMLMVFLSAIVNSISHISLGHVPWLYTIPVVPGAYFGGMLGAYLNSKMKSDTLVLVIRIILLVFGLRSIYEGIWG from the coding sequence ATGGAATTTGTAGTACTCGCCTTGATTGGTCTGGCGTCCGGCATTATCGGTTCGATTGCCGGTCTCGGGGGCGGAACGATTTTGGTTCCTGTCACTTTGTTTATCGGTTTAAATCTAGGCATGATTCCGGATATCACTCCGCAGAGCGTAGTAGGTCTGTCGGTGATCATGATGATTGCGAATGGACTTGGATCGACACTGTCCTATATGAAAGTGAAGACGATTGATTATCGCAGTGCATTTCTATTTTTTACTGCTAGTATACCAGGTATCGTACTCGGCGCGTTGGTCAATAAAAACGTAAGTTTGCAATCTTTTAATTTATATTTTGGTATATTGCTCATTGTTTTATCTACACTGTTACTAACGAGAAAATATTTGAAGCCGATTAAATGGTTCGTAGACAATGGGAAGAAAATCAAGTTCACAGACCCCCAAGGACAAACGCATATTTACGGATACCCGATTTGGTTCGCCATCCTATTGGCATTATTCATTGGGTTTACGTCTGGATTATTCGGAATCGGTGGCGGGACGATGGTCGTACCGGCTATGATTTTATTATTCTTGTTCCCACCGCATGTAGCGGTCGCGACATCGATGCTAATGGTGTTCTTATCAGCAATCGTCAACTCGATTTCGCATATTTCACTCGGTCATGTGCCGTGGCTCTATACCATTCCTGTCGTGCCGGGCGCCTATTTCGGTGGAATGCTTGGTGCCTACTTAAATAGCAAAATGAAATCAGATACTTTAGTTTTAGTCATACGCATCATTTTACTCGTCTTTGGACTACGTTCCATTTATGAGGGGATTTGGGGTTGA
- a CDS encoding DUF72 domain-containing protein: MIHVGLTGWGDHPSLYNENTVANKKLIDYSKHFPIVELDSTFYAIQSKKVMDKWTEETPAHFQFVVKAYQGITGHQRGKLPYDSEEEMFSLFKLSMTSFVEAGKLAMVLVQFPPWFNCKKENVDRIRYVHEQLQPLPIAVEFRNQTWYSQAYREKTLDFLKSLNIIHVVCDEPQVGDGSVPLVPVATDPRVLLRLHGRNDQGWVNTMGDSKAWRKVRYLYDYNEKELKSMSEIVTHLEKQTEEVFVIFNNNSGQHAAKNAKQFAGLLGIEYGQPLTKQMDLFEGDQ, from the coding sequence ATGATACATGTAGGCCTGACAGGGTGGGGAGACCATCCAAGCCTATATAATGAAAATACAGTCGCGAATAAAAAACTGATAGATTATAGTAAGCATTTTCCAATCGTTGAGCTGGATTCGACGTTTTATGCAATACAATCGAAAAAGGTAATGGATAAGTGGACAGAGGAAACGCCTGCTCATTTCCAATTCGTCGTAAAAGCTTATCAGGGCATCACAGGTCATCAGCGTGGGAAGCTCCCGTATGATTCCGAAGAGGAGATGTTCTCGCTGTTCAAACTATCGATGACGTCGTTTGTTGAAGCTGGGAAGCTGGCGATGGTCCTTGTACAGTTTCCACCGTGGTTTAATTGTAAGAAGGAAAATGTGGATCGCATTCGCTATGTGCATGAGCAATTACAACCGTTGCCAATTGCTGTAGAGTTTCGCAATCAAACATGGTATTCGCAAGCTTACCGAGAGAAAACACTCGATTTCCTGAAAAGCTTGAACATCATTCATGTGGTCTGTGATGAGCCGCAAGTAGGGGACGGCAGTGTACCGCTTGTGCCGGTTGCGACCGATCCGAGAGTTTTGTTACGTCTCCACGGGCGCAATGATCAAGGTTGGGTCAATACGATGGGCGATAGTAAAGCATGGCGTAAAGTCCGCTATCTGTATGATTACAATGAAAAAGAATTAAAGAGTATGAGTGAAATCGTCACCCATCTTGAGAAGCAGACAGAAGAAGTGTTTGTCATCTTTAATAATAACTCTGGTCAGCATGCAGCAAAGAACGCTAAACAATTTGCAGGATTACTCGGCATAGAATACGGTCAGCCTCTCACCAAGCAGATGGATTTATTTGAGGGGGATCAGTAA
- a CDS encoding rhodanese-like domain-containing protein, with translation MGWMIIALLVGLVVWRMKSAKGVHSITTEQLKDRVKDRNIQLIDVRSPAEYAARHIKEFKNIPLNVLSNKMGTLKKDQEVIVICQSGMRSSNAAGQLKKAGFVNVTNVRGGMSAWRG, from the coding sequence ATGGGATGGATGATTATAGCACTCCTCGTCGGACTAGTAGTTTGGCGAATGAAGTCGGCAAAAGGTGTGCATTCAATCACGACTGAACAATTAAAAGACAGAGTGAAAGATCGGAATATCCAATTGATCGATGTCCGTTCACCGGCTGAATATGCAGCACGCCATATAAAGGAATTTAAGAATATCCCATTGAATGTACTTTCAAATAAAATGGGAACATTGAAGAAAGATCAAGAAGTCATCGTCATCTGTCAAAGCGGTATGCGCAGTTCGAATGCTGCAGGGCAACTCAAAAAAGCAGGATTTGTGAATGTAACGAATGTACGCGGTGGAATGAGCGCTTGGCGAGGTTAA
- a CDS encoding glutaredoxin family protein gives MTEKATVYVSSTCPYCTMMTNYLDEIHVPYETINVSTHPEEGERLMKITGQMGVPQTQLNGKWIIGFDPASIHAALDA, from the coding sequence GTGACTGAAAAAGCAACTGTATATGTATCTTCTACTTGTCCTTACTGCACGATGATGACGAATTATCTAGATGAAATCCATGTGCCTTATGAGACGATCAATGTTTCTACACATCCGGAAGAAGGAGAGCGACTGATGAAAATAACGGGACAGATGGGCGTTCCACAAACACAGTTGAATGGTAAATGGATTATCGGCTTTGATCCAGCAAGTATTCACGCTGCACTGGACGCATGA
- a CDS encoding NAD(P)H-dependent flavin oxidoreductase: protein MMNVAELKKSMSLPVIASPMFIISNPKTVIEQCKAGVIGSMPSLNARPIAQLEEWLIEITEALADYNAKNPTKPAAPFAINQIVHRSNERLQEDMALCVKYKVPIIITSLGAREDVYEAAHSYGGIVLHDVINNSFAKKAIEKGADGLIAIAAGAGGHAGPKSPFALIQEIREWFDGPLALGGSIATGGSVLAAEAMGADFAYIGSPFIATEEARAVDDYKQAILDATSDDIVYSNYFTGIHGNYLATSIRASGLDPDNLPESDPSKMNFGGDTGQKAWKDIWGCGQGIGIIDKVQPTKDYVAQLAQQYNEAKDKLAGDRVNTGSR from the coding sequence ATGATGAACGTAGCAGAATTGAAAAAGAGTATGAGTCTTCCGGTGATAGCCTCCCCCATGTTCATTATTAGTAATCCTAAGACGGTGATTGAGCAGTGTAAAGCAGGAGTCATCGGTTCTATGCCATCTTTAAACGCAAGGCCAATTGCACAACTGGAAGAGTGGTTAATCGAGATTACAGAAGCGCTAGCAGATTATAATGCAAAAAATCCTACTAAACCGGCGGCTCCCTTTGCGATTAATCAAATTGTTCACCGATCCAATGAAAGATTGCAAGAAGATATGGCGCTTTGTGTGAAGTATAAAGTTCCCATCATTATTACCTCACTAGGCGCGAGAGAAGACGTCTATGAGGCTGCCCATAGTTACGGTGGAATCGTTTTGCATGACGTCATCAATAATTCATTCGCGAAAAAAGCAATTGAGAAAGGGGCAGATGGGTTAATTGCGATAGCGGCCGGGGCAGGTGGGCACGCGGGTCCGAAGAGTCCGTTTGCGCTCATTCAAGAAATTCGGGAATGGTTTGATGGACCACTTGCTCTTGGAGGTTCTATAGCAACAGGCGGAAGCGTATTGGCAGCGGAAGCAATGGGTGCAGACTTTGCGTACATCGGATCACCATTCATTGCTACGGAAGAAGCGAGAGCAGTTGATGATTATAAGCAGGCCATTTTAGACGCCACTTCAGATGATATTGTGTACAGTAATTATTTCACAGGGATACACGGGAATTATTTAGCTACGTCGATCCGAGCTTCAGGTTTGGACCCGGATAATTTGCCGGAAAGTGATCCTAGTAAAATGAATTTCGGGGGAGACACGGGGCAAAAAGCTTGGAAAGATATTTGGGGCTGCGGTCAAGGAATCGGTATCATCGATAAAGTACAACCAACAAAAGATTATGTCGCACAATTAGCCCAGCAGTATAATGAGGCAAAAGATAAGTTGGCAGGAGATCGAGTGAACACAGGAAGCAGATAA
- a CDS encoding MarR family winged helix-turn-helix transcriptional regulator, with protein sequence MNKNLDQEQAKYIIDVCASANLRTVSGSLTQLYNHLLKPTGLKITQYYMLGNIYTSPDISISRLGEMMLLDQTTVTRNLNILNEAGYVQIKRAEQDSRTKVVTITKLGYEKLNDATPIWVQVQEQIEGAIGKAEYMDLLEKLGALQKVIDEFKSSST encoded by the coding sequence ATGAATAAAAATCTAGATCAGGAGCAAGCGAAGTATATAATTGACGTATGTGCCAGTGCCAATCTTCGTACGGTATCGGGTTCACTTACGCAGTTATACAATCATCTGTTGAAACCTACTGGATTGAAGATCACCCAATATTATATGCTTGGCAATATTTATACATCGCCTGATATTTCAATTAGTAGATTAGGCGAGATGATGTTGCTGGATCAAACGACCGTCACGCGTAATTTGAATATATTAAACGAAGCAGGATATGTACAGATCAAGAGAGCAGAACAGGACTCGAGAACAAAAGTGGTCACGATCACCAAATTAGGCTACGAGAAATTAAATGATGCCACGCCTATTTGGGTACAAGTACAGGAACAAATTGAAGGGGCTATAGGGAAGGCAGAGTATATGGATTTGCTGGAGAAGTTGGGTGCATTACAGAAAGTGATAGACGAATTCAAAAGTTCATCCACATAA